In Flavobacteriales bacterium, a single window of DNA contains:
- a CDS encoding DUF819 family protein: MLAFPVLVIEVVKRNKLAGMVGPVILCYALGLIMGNVPDSPVNMKLSQDVAEGCVPLAISLMLLSTRFMAWLKYAKQTAKSFALAVVAVLVSSFCVSAFFHLREMGVDDVWKLSGMMVGVYTGGTPNLAAIGTALGISNEVFIVLNACDLMLSALYLMLLLSVAQKLALKFLPSFVPREADDRDETFHYQRLQQMVSNTKVGLSLLSAFGISVAIVVASIGFSILIDGKITAPSVILAVTTLSIGASFIKKVRFLPRTYEFGEYFLLIFCMGIGSISNVQKMLEASPEVLFYVSCVFVGTLSVHFLLSWIFRIDADTTLITSVAGIFGPAFIGPVASVLKNKDIVVSGLTTGLVGYAIANYLGLGMAHFFHVVFP, encoded by the coding sequence ATGCTTGCGTTTCCTGTCCTCGTCATTGAGGTGGTGAAACGGAATAAACTCGCTGGAATGGTCGGCCCGGTCATTCTTTGCTATGCTCTCGGATTGATAATGGGGAATGTGCCGGATTCTCCGGTGAACATGAAATTGAGTCAGGATGTGGCTGAAGGCTGCGTGCCATTGGCCATTTCGCTGATGTTGCTGTCCACCCGTTTTATGGCGTGGCTCAAATACGCGAAGCAGACCGCGAAATCTTTTGCCTTGGCGGTAGTCGCAGTGTTGGTTTCTTCTTTCTGTGTTTCAGCATTTTTCCATTTGCGCGAAATGGGTGTCGATGATGTATGGAAATTGTCAGGAATGATGGTTGGAGTATACACAGGCGGAACGCCCAACTTGGCCGCTATTGGTACAGCGCTTGGTATTTCGAATGAGGTTTTCATTGTGCTGAATGCCTGTGATCTGATGCTGAGCGCATTGTATCTGATGTTGCTGCTATCGGTGGCGCAGAAATTGGCTCTCAAATTCTTGCCATCCTTTGTTCCGCGTGAAGCTGACGATAGGGATGAAACCTTTCATTATCAACGCTTACAACAAATGGTGTCGAACACGAAAGTCGGATTATCGTTGCTTTCTGCGTTTGGAATCTCCGTGGCAATTGTTGTTGCAAGCATTGGTTTCTCCATATTGATTGATGGAAAGATTACTGCGCCATCCGTCATTCTTGCAGTTACGACATTAAGTATCGGAGCTTCATTTATAAAGAAAGTGCGCTTCCTCCCGCGTACCTACGAATTCGGAGAATATTTCCTACTCATTTTCTGCATGGGAATAGGATCCATTTCCAACGTTCAAAAAATGTTGGAAGCAAGCCCAGAAGTATTGTTCTATGTGTCGTGCGTTTTTGTTGGAACACTTAGTGTACATTTTCTTCTTTCGTGGATATTTAGGATTGATGCCGATACTACATTGATAACCTCGGTTGCTGGAATCTTTGGTCCGGCCTTTATCGGCCCAGTGGCAAGTGTGCTCAAGAACAAAGATATTGTGGTGAGCGGTTTAACTACAGGTCTGGTCGGTTATGCCATTGCCAACTACCTCGGACTTGGAATGGCGCATTTCTTCCATGTGGTGTTTCCGTAG
- a CDS encoding glycosyltransferase family 61 protein, which translates to MNINAWIKSAFWKIEDVGVEVLHRIEIKPFEHFPTEFTDERVNVAVKYHNEKWFHNEIIVKAKNALVEPQYGYAIDGLDTIIGTSIRTRSNLPSPIPTLKAKLLGSKRSLDRAILFDGSMGINYFHFLSDVLHKVYLLEAFMEMDCPLLVGRQVFSKPFFQFFITQTELSKLNWQPIDLPVQVEELFIARPMPYGKEHWLRTKQLFIKQDATIGSRKAVFVNRTGTRHITNWSAVEKILNEHSIEIVDPGNLDVKQQAELFNSASHVIGIHGAGMTNLAFCNHSKVKVLELCSNNRIGTQYYWLCQALGIDWDMMLGGTAEADQSFELNPTAFEERLKIFLAN; encoded by the coding sequence ATGAATATTAACGCTTGGATCAAATCGGCTTTTTGGAAAATAGAAGATGTCGGAGTCGAAGTGCTTCATCGCATTGAGATCAAACCATTCGAACATTTTCCAACTGAATTTACTGATGAGCGCGTAAACGTTGCGGTGAAATATCATAATGAGAAATGGTTTCACAATGAGATCATAGTGAAAGCGAAAAACGCTTTGGTGGAACCACAATACGGCTATGCGATAGATGGCTTGGACACAATTATTGGAACCAGTATCCGAACTAGAAGTAATTTACCTTCCCCTATTCCAACGCTGAAAGCGAAATTGCTTGGCAGCAAGAGAAGTCTTGATCGGGCAATCCTTTTTGATGGAAGTATGGGCATCAACTATTTCCATTTTCTGTCGGACGTACTGCACAAGGTCTATTTGCTTGAAGCTTTCATGGAAATGGACTGTCCATTATTGGTGGGAAGACAGGTTTTTTCGAAGCCATTCTTTCAGTTTTTCATCACGCAGACCGAGCTTTCAAAACTGAATTGGCAGCCAATTGACTTGCCCGTTCAGGTGGAGGAACTTTTCATTGCAAGGCCGATGCCTTATGGAAAGGAGCATTGGCTTCGGACGAAGCAACTATTCATAAAGCAAGACGCTACCATCGGATCCAGAAAGGCAGTTTTCGTCAATCGAACTGGTACTCGCCATATCACGAACTGGAGCGCTGTCGAAAAGATTTTAAACGAACATTCAATAGAAATCGTTGATCCTGGGAACCTGGATGTAAAGCAACAGGCTGAATTGTTCAATTCTGCGAGTCATGTTATAGGCATTCATGGCGCTGGAATGACCAACCTCGCTTTCTGCAACCATTCAAAAGTGAAAGTGCTCGAATTGTGCTCCAACAACCGAATTGGAACACAATATTATTGGCTCTGTCAGGCTTTGGGAATTGACTGGGACATGATGCTTGGAGGTACTGCGGAAGCGGATCAGTCGTTTGAACTGAATCCTACGGCTTTCGAAGAAAGACTGAAGATTTTTCTCGCTAATTGA
- the hemE gene encoding uroporphyrinogen decarboxylase, with amino-acid sequence MLKNDLLLRAARGEKVERTPVWLMRQAGRILPEYREVRAKMGGFKELVETPEFACEVTIQPVDHLGVDAAIIFSDILVIPEAMGLPYQMVEKRGPWFENTIRTAADVERMIVAEADGVRYTIDAIAMTKKELNGRVPLIGFAGAPWTIFSYMIEGGGSKTFSDAKKFLYTEPVLAHKLLEKITLSTINYLKGQIEAGADIVQIFDSWAGILSPEQYREFALPYIARICDAVNEVPVTVFAKGAYFVRKELGELNCQTIGLDWNMDIAESRALVGSSKTLQGNIDPCVLYSEDEVIVSKTKEMLQAFGPNRHIANLGHGVYPDIDPQKVKLFVDTVKGFRFN; translated from the coding sequence ATGCTGAAAAATGACCTTTTACTGCGCGCAGCGCGAGGAGAAAAAGTAGAACGAACGCCAGTTTGGCTGATGCGTCAAGCGGGTAGAATCCTTCCTGAGTACAGGGAAGTCCGTGCTAAAATGGGCGGCTTCAAAGAGTTGGTCGAAACACCTGAATTCGCCTGCGAAGTGACCATCCAACCTGTTGATCATCTTGGTGTGGATGCGGCCATCATTTTCTCAGATATTCTTGTCATTCCCGAAGCAATGGGATTGCCATATCAAATGGTAGAGAAGCGTGGACCTTGGTTCGAGAATACGATCAGAACTGCAGCCGATGTAGAACGAATGATTGTTGCTGAGGCTGATGGCGTTCGTTATACGATTGATGCCATTGCCATGACCAAAAAAGAACTGAATGGTCGAGTTCCATTGATCGGTTTCGCTGGTGCGCCATGGACCATTTTCAGTTATATGATTGAAGGTGGAGGTTCCAAGACCTTCTCAGATGCCAAGAAATTCCTTTACACAGAACCTGTTCTTGCTCACAAGCTTTTGGAGAAGATCACGCTTAGCACCATCAATTACCTGAAAGGACAAATAGAAGCTGGTGCGGACATCGTTCAAATTTTCGATAGCTGGGCCGGTATTCTTAGCCCAGAACAATACAGGGAATTTGCATTGCCATACATTGCCAGAATCTGTGACGCGGTCAATGAAGTTCCCGTTACCGTATTTGCCAAAGGGGCTTATTTTGTCCGAAAGGAATTAGGTGAGCTTAATTGCCAAACAATCGGTCTTGATTGGAACATGGATATAGCCGAAAGTCGTGCGTTGGTCGGTTCCAGCAAAACGTTGCAAGGAAATATCGACCCGTGTGTTCTTTATTCAGAAGATGAGGTCATTGTATCCAAGACCAAAGAAATGCTTCAGGCATTTGGCCCCAACCGACACATTGCCAATCTTGGCCACGGAGTTTACCCAGACATCGATCCACAGAAGGTGAAATTGTTTGTGGATACGGTGAAGGGGTTCCGATTCAATTAG
- a CDS encoding acyl-CoA desaturase, with translation MAQDLIQRVKFAPRESKDGFAKTLNQRVDAYFKDKHISKFADARMYLKSVVIVSAYVVPLALMLAGITTSTMAIVLSWMVMGVAISGIGMSVMHDANHGSYSENELVNKFVGYFLNMIGGSAENWKIQHNILHHTYTNIDGLDADTVTFPMLRFSPFAKRRAVHRYQHIYGWFFYGLMTVSWIFMKDFKQLVDYKNSGMTNNYDTGFGLITLRIILIKAAYLFVTLALPIYILPLPWYGTLGCFFMMHFIGGLILGMVFQSAHIMEICEFTKPNDEGKMKDEWAVHQLRTTTDFAPNNKLVTWFVGGLNFQVVHHLFPKVSHVHYPNLAPIVRQTAEEFGVPYHCIPTFTEAVLGHGKMLRALGREDIPSSMVVLS, from the coding sequence ATGGCCCAAGATCTTATTCAAAGAGTAAAATTCGCCCCACGCGAAAGCAAGGATGGATTTGCAAAAACGCTTAATCAACGCGTGGATGCCTATTTCAAAGACAAGCATATTTCCAAGTTTGCAGATGCACGTATGTACCTCAAATCGGTGGTCATCGTTTCTGCCTATGTCGTTCCATTGGCCTTAATGCTGGCTGGAATCACCACTTCTACAATGGCAATCGTTCTTTCGTGGATGGTTATGGGCGTGGCCATTTCGGGCATTGGAATGTCGGTGATGCATGATGCAAATCATGGTTCCTATTCGGAGAATGAATTGGTCAATAAGTTCGTTGGCTATTTCCTGAATATGATCGGTGGTAGTGCCGAAAACTGGAAGATCCAGCACAATATCCTTCATCATACCTATACCAATATTGATGGTTTGGATGCTGATACCGTGACCTTTCCTATGTTACGATTTTCGCCTTTTGCCAAGCGCAGAGCGGTTCATCGCTATCAGCACATTTATGGTTGGTTCTTCTACGGATTGATGACGGTTAGCTGGATTTTTATGAAAGACTTTAAGCAGCTGGTTGATTACAAGAATTCGGGCATGACGAATAATTACGATACTGGTTTTGGGCTGATCACCTTACGCATCATTCTAATAAAAGCAGCTTACCTTTTCGTTACGCTGGCCTTGCCGATTTACATTTTACCACTTCCTTGGTACGGAACCTTGGGCTGTTTCTTCATGATGCATTTCATTGGCGGATTGATCCTTGGAATGGTGTTTCAATCAGCACACATCATGGAAATCTGTGAGTTCACGAAACCGAACGATGAAGGAAAAATGAAGGACGAATGGGCGGTTCATCAGCTTCGCACCACCACAGATTTTGCTCCAAACAATAAGCTCGTCACATGGTTTGTTGGTGGTTTGAATTTTCAAGTCGTGCATCACCTTTTTCCGAAGGTGAGCCATGTTCATTATCCTAATTTGGCCCCGATTGTGAGGCAGACAGCAGAAGAATTCGGAGTGCCTTACCATTGCATTCCAACCTTTACCGAAGCGGTTCTCGGCCACGGAAAAATGCTGCGCGCTTTAGGAAGAGAAGATATTCCGTCTTCGATGGTTGTACTTTCCTGA
- a CDS encoding sterol desaturase family protein gives MEAYFFIWLKVFVIVTLRYLFFASLVFFPCYFWFKNSIAWRRIQAKFPVRKDYQREIGYSLLTFVFFGLSGLLVFVIKDHTQLYANISDYPIWWFVLSIPVALVIHDTYFYWTHRLMHHPKLFKAFHLVHHKSTNPTPWASFAFHPLEAMVESGIIIVLAFIIPMHLYALMLFLVVMTMENVMGHLGYEFFPKWLTRSKLGFWLNTSTNHNMHHKYFDGNYGLYFRWWDEWMGTTHAKYTATLEEIQNRKPSEQKKRICEAELA, from the coding sequence ATGGAAGCATATTTTTTCATCTGGCTCAAGGTTTTCGTCATCGTCACATTGCGATACCTGTTTTTTGCATCGCTCGTCTTCTTTCCGTGCTACTTCTGGTTCAAGAATTCAATCGCATGGCGAAGGATTCAGGCCAAATTTCCAGTTCGTAAAGACTATCAGCGCGAGATTGGTTATTCCTTGCTCACCTTCGTTTTCTTCGGGCTTTCAGGCCTACTCGTATTTGTCATAAAAGACCACACACAGCTTTACGCGAACATATCCGATTACCCGATCTGGTGGTTTGTGCTCAGTATTCCCGTTGCTCTTGTGATTCACGACACCTATTTCTACTGGACGCATCGATTGATGCATCATCCAAAGCTTTTCAAGGCCTTCCATCTGGTGCATCATAAAAGCACAAATCCAACGCCTTGGGCTTCATTCGCGTTCCATCCGTTGGAAGCTATGGTCGAATCTGGGATCATCATCGTTTTGGCATTCATTATTCCCATGCACTTGTACGCGCTGATGCTTTTCCTTGTGGTTATGACCATGGAAAACGTGATGGGACATCTCGGTTACGAATTCTTCCCGAAATGGCTTACGCGGAGTAAGCTCGGGTTTTGGCTCAATACGAGCACGAATCATAATATGCATCACAAGTATTTTGATGGCAATTATGGGCTCTATTTCCGTTGGTGGGACGAGTGGATGGGAACAACACATGCCAAGTACACTGCGACTTTGGAGGAGATTCAGAATCGCAAACCTTCCGAGCAGAAGAAGCGTATTTGTGAGGCCGAATTGGCTTAG
- a CDS encoding LysR family transcriptional regulator, whose product MTLQQLEYIRALDIERNFVRAAERCFVTQPSLTMQVQKLEEQLGVKIFDRSKKPLIPTPLGERIVAQAYAVLREAERLKELVKEQEGKLTGELKIGIIPTLAPYLLPLFVPLFERDFPNIRLLVQELQTNMIVEKLRKDELDLGILVTPIEEKGIQEMVLFNEPMVGYVGRNHRLFSKAEIAVSDLDLDDIWLLSEGHCLRAQVLNICKAHQKDETHTFVFESGSLETLERLVEHHRGMTILPFLATINLDDAKRELLREFKGNLPIREVSIATNRVHVKTAMINALADSIRDSVPARLLEAQGEVVAL is encoded by the coding sequence ATGACACTTCAACAATTAGAATACATCCGCGCACTTGATATTGAACGCAACTTTGTGCGAGCTGCCGAGCGATGTTTTGTGACACAGCCATCGCTCACGATGCAAGTACAAAAGCTCGAAGAACAGCTTGGAGTCAAGATTTTCGATCGATCTAAAAAGCCGCTCATTCCAACACCCTTGGGCGAGAGAATCGTGGCGCAGGCTTACGCAGTCCTTCGCGAAGCGGAACGTTTGAAGGAGTTGGTGAAAGAACAGGAGGGAAAACTCACGGGCGAATTGAAGATAGGAATCATTCCAACCTTGGCTCCCTATCTCTTGCCACTTTTTGTACCTCTATTTGAGCGTGATTTCCCGAACATCCGTCTGCTGGTACAGGAACTCCAAACCAACATGATTGTGGAGAAACTCCGAAAAGATGAACTTGACCTGGGTATTCTGGTTACTCCAATAGAGGAAAAAGGTATTCAAGAAATGGTGCTTTTCAACGAGCCAATGGTTGGATACGTGGGGAGAAATCATCGCCTTTTCTCAAAAGCTGAAATTGCCGTTTCCGACCTCGATCTGGACGACATTTGGCTTCTTTCAGAAGGTCATTGTCTTCGCGCTCAAGTGCTCAATATTTGCAAAGCACATCAGAAAGATGAGACGCACACTTTCGTATTCGAAAGCGGTTCCTTAGAAACGCTAGAACGATTGGTTGAACATCATCGTGGCATGACGATTCTTCCATTTCTTGCAACCATTAACCTTGATGATGCAAAGCGAGAATTGCTTCGTGAATTCAAGGGGAATCTGCCCATTCGAGAAGTGAGTATCGCCACCAATCGTGTGCACGTAAAAACCGCAATGATCAATGCTTTGGCCGACTCCATCCGAGATTCAGTTCCTGCACGTTTGTTGGAAGCGCAAGGCGAAGTGGTGGCGCTCTAA
- a CDS encoding VOC family protein, whose protein sequence is MKTQSYLEHNNITVNNLDEAVRFIQTAMPEFKIRGGGEDNQRRWLHIGTDESYLALSESFDKKKGSDDYLSFGFNHMGFVVADAKAVGKRLSDAGYKRSYPLTEQKHRIRDYFIDADGNEYEFIQYLSDKPEERNSYDD, encoded by the coding sequence ATGAAAACTCAATCATATTTAGAACACAACAACATTACGGTGAACAATTTGGATGAGGCAGTCAGGTTCATTCAAACAGCCATGCCTGAATTTAAAATACGCGGAGGTGGCGAGGACAATCAAAGACGTTGGCTCCACATTGGAACAGACGAATCGTATTTAGCACTCAGCGAATCTTTCGACAAGAAGAAAGGAAGTGATGATTACCTCTCTTTCGGATTCAATCACATGGGATTTGTGGTAGCTGACGCAAAAGCTGTCGGCAAGCGTCTTTCTGATGCGGGTTACAAGCGCAGTTACCCGTTGACTGAACAAAAGCACCGCATACGCGATTACTTTATAGATGCGGATGGCAATGAGTATGAATTCATTCAATATTTAAGTGACAAGCCGGAAGAGCGAAATTCGTACGATGACTAG
- a CDS encoding DNA starvation/stationary phase protection protein yields the protein MSTNQIGLNTNQSNELAKELNTLLATYQMFYQNLRGFHWNIQGSSFFELHLKFEELYNDAILKVDEIAERVLTLGETPYHTFTSYLEHSTIKEAANVHDGQGTVSTTLANLKTLLEMERKILDMAGEAGDEGTNSQMSDYITQQEKTVWMLTAYLGKK from the coding sequence ATGAGCACAAATCAAATAGGATTGAACACCAATCAATCGAATGAACTGGCTAAGGAGTTGAATACGCTTTTGGCAACATATCAAATGTTCTATCAGAATCTTCGTGGTTTTCATTGGAACATTCAAGGATCAAGTTTCTTTGAACTTCACTTGAAATTTGAAGAGTTGTATAACGATGCGATTCTGAAGGTGGATGAAATTGCAGAACGCGTTCTGACTTTAGGAGAGACCCCTTACCACACCTTTACTTCGTATTTGGAACATTCGACCATTAAGGAAGCTGCAAATGTGCATGATGGCCAAGGAACCGTTTCAACAACTCTCGCCAATTTGAAAACGTTATTGGAAATGGAACGGAAAATCCTTGACATGGCAGGAGAAGCTGGCGATGAAGGAACGAATTCGCAAATGAGTGATTACATCACGCAGCAGGAAAAGACTGTTTGGATGTTGACGGCATATTTGGGAAAAAAGTAA
- a CDS encoding DUF4118 domain-containing protein, translating into MNKLTSSVLIFWLQKTANQYLISLLLIVLTSVFCHFVTDAIGYRVVALILLLEVSFLAMVFSILPTLATAVLSALVWNFFFIPPTYKFVIESAEDTLLFIMYFAVALINAVLTFKVRQLEKQAQDKEGRERTIRLYNTMLNSLSHELRTPISTIIGSVDTIKGNADRLSEADRSELINEIELAGLRLNSQVGNLLDMSRLEAGVLQPKNDWCDLNELVHKVVVDIRATWPERTVQFESNDDLSLFKTDHGLVAQTVHNLLQNAVQHTPPTATMKIEAHGTSEGFSIVIIDNGPGFPEEHIISAFDKFYRLPEAASGGIGLGLSIVKGFVEVLGGSVKLENVPTGGARFTIGIPAETSKMNKLEHE; encoded by the coding sequence ATGAATAAACTCACCTCTTCGGTTCTGATTTTCTGGTTGCAGAAAACTGCCAACCAATACCTGATAAGCCTACTGCTTATCGTGCTTACATCGGTTTTCTGTCATTTTGTGACCGATGCCATTGGGTATAGGGTTGTAGCCCTTATCCTACTCTTGGAAGTTTCGTTCCTGGCCATGGTATTCAGCATCCTGCCAACCTTGGCCACAGCCGTACTGAGTGCTTTGGTATGGAATTTCTTTTTCATTCCTCCCACCTACAAGTTTGTGATAGAATCTGCCGAGGACACGCTTCTGTTCATCATGTACTTCGCTGTGGCCTTGATCAATGCGGTTCTCACCTTTAAGGTCAGACAGTTGGAAAAACAGGCGCAGGATAAGGAAGGTCGGGAACGGACGATCAGGCTTTACAATACGATGCTCAATTCGCTTTCGCACGAATTGAGAACCCCGATCTCCACCATCATCGGTTCGGTCGATACCATTAAAGGAAACGCTGACCGCTTGTCCGAAGCCGACCGATCGGAACTCATCAATGAAATTGAACTCGCGGGGCTGCGACTGAACAGTCAGGTCGGAAATCTTCTCGACATGAGCCGATTGGAAGCGGGTGTACTGCAACCAAAGAATGACTGGTGCGACCTGAATGAACTGGTGCACAAGGTGGTGGTTGATATTCGGGCAACTTGGCCTGAAAGAACGGTTCAATTCGAAAGCAATGACGACCTGTCGTTGTTCAAGACCGACCACGGGCTGGTGGCGCAGACGGTTCATAACCTTCTTCAAAATGCGGTGCAGCACACTCCACCAACAGCCACCATGAAAATTGAGGCGCATGGAACCTCAGAAGGGTTCAGTATCGTGATCATCGATAACGGCCCAGGATTTCCAGAGGAACACATCATCTCTGCCTTCGATAAGTTTTATCGCTTGCCTGAAGCTGCTTCCGGTGGTATCGGTCTCGGACTGTCCATTGTCAAAGGATTTGTGGAAGTTCTTGGTGGTTCTGTCAAATTGGAGAACGTACCTACTGGAGGTGCCAGATTTACCATTGGCATTCCTGCCGAAACGTCTAAAATGAACAAACTCGAACATGAATAA
- a CDS encoding response regulator — translation MNKAEILIIDDEPQIRKLLQISLESNSYKVNQAATAKEGILLAANHPPDLILLDIGLPDKDGHQLLKELRQWYDRPIIMLSVRNSEEDIVAALDNGATDYLCKPFRTGELMARIRSTLRRSSSDHAETVLQFSNIVVDLIARVVKRHGEVVKLTTTEYNLLVLFAKNEGRVLTHQFILREVWGVGYQTETQYLRVYVGQLRKKLEDNPNAPKHFITETGIGYRFQ, via the coding sequence ATGAATAAGGCCGAAATTCTGATTATTGATGATGAACCGCAGATAAGGAAGTTGCTACAGATCAGCCTGGAAAGCAATAGCTACAAGGTGAATCAGGCCGCAACGGCCAAAGAAGGCATCTTATTGGCCGCCAATCACCCGCCCGACCTTATTCTTCTCGACATCGGTCTGCCAGACAAGGATGGACACCAGTTGCTAAAAGAACTACGTCAATGGTACGACCGCCCCATCATCATGCTATCGGTCAGGAACAGTGAGGAAGATATTGTAGCCGCGCTCGACAATGGTGCCACCGACTATCTGTGCAAACCTTTCCGAACAGGCGAACTGATGGCGCGGATACGCTCAACGCTGAGGCGTAGCAGTTCCGATCATGCAGAGACCGTTCTACAGTTCAGCAACATTGTAGTGGATCTGATTGCCCGCGTGGTGAAACGCCATGGTGAGGTGGTGAAGCTTACGACCACCGAATACAATCTGCTGGTGCTCTTTGCAAAGAACGAAGGCCGAGTGCTCACCCATCAGTTCATTCTGCGAGAGGTCTGGGGTGTCGGTTATCAGACCGAAACGCAGTATCTGAGGGTGTATGTGGGGCAACTGCGCAAAAAATTGGAGGACAACCCCAATGCGCCCAAACACTTCATCACCGAAACAGGCATTGGATACCGCTTCCAATAG
- a CDS encoding TrkH family potassium uptake protein, with protein sequence MYRTFIKQIASLQIILGFVILIPSIVAIIYGEWYSLASFALSGSFVLATAYLIYRSLRKTEEPQYRHSLAIAALGWIMIITLGALPYFVAAHLTPLEVMQQFVPAGQDYTSSLLNFKNPLHALFESTSAFTTTGLTMAYHEPSVGKTVLFYRSLSQWVGGAGFIVMALAVFRQLPGQGAMLLYGSEASGTKLRTTVIQTAQAIWKTYLTLTLLVTAYIFIGTLLILPEYPLGESLFDAINHAMAAQSTGGFSTLDDSIAGYGSAKMDALFILPMILGGLSIPFLYRFMFQGRITEVWNDIQTRAMLIACVLGSIGLSVLLMYSGIVSDSMREGAFQYVSALTTTGWQTSNIGAWDDLSVLFIVAAAMIVGGSAGATVGGIKILRALILQKGLRWHVSKVFLSRNTIKAVKFNGETLLPERMNRELANAGIFTLIYILFLFISTMITVALMGTDFTLADAIFEAASAQGTVGLSTGITDPSMSSILEIVYIIQMWAGRLEIIPVLVLTRVLLFGSKPRII encoded by the coding sequence ATGTACCGAACATTCATAAAACAGATAGCTAGCCTTCAGATCATTCTGGGCTTTGTAATTCTCATCCCATCCATCGTTGCCATCATCTATGGCGAATGGTATTCCTTGGCAAGCTTTGCCCTTTCGGGCAGCTTCGTTCTTGCCACCGCCTATCTCATCTACCGCTCTTTAAGGAAGACTGAGGAGCCCCAGTATCGGCATTCCCTCGCCATTGCCGCGCTCGGCTGGATCATGATCATCACGCTGGGAGCATTGCCCTATTTCGTGGCCGCCCATCTGACCCCGTTGGAGGTCATGCAACAATTCGTGCCTGCGGGACAGGACTACACATCGAGTCTACTGAACTTCAAAAATCCCTTGCACGCCCTGTTTGAAAGCACAAGTGCCTTCACCACCACTGGGCTGACCATGGCCTATCATGAACCATCCGTAGGCAAGACCGTGCTCTTTTACCGCTCGCTGTCGCAATGGGTCGGTGGTGCGGGCTTCATTGTGATGGCCTTGGCCGTGTTCCGGCAGCTTCCTGGACAAGGGGCCATGCTCCTTTATGGGTCGGAAGCAAGCGGGACCAAGCTGCGCACAACGGTCATTCAAACGGCACAGGCCATTTGGAAGACCTATCTCACGCTGACCCTGTTGGTCACCGCGTATATCTTCATTGGAACGCTCCTCATCCTGCCTGAATATCCCTTGGGAGAAAGCCTGTTCGATGCCATCAACCACGCCATGGCCGCACAGTCAACAGGCGGGTTCAGCACCTTGGACGACAGCATTGCCGGATATGGCTCGGCCAAAATGGATGCACTTTTCATTCTTCCCATGATCCTCGGAGGACTATCCATACCGTTTCTCTATCGTTTCATGTTCCAAGGCAGGATAACGGAGGTTTGGAACGACATTCAGACGCGCGCCATGCTCATTGCCTGTGTGCTGGGTAGCATCGGACTTTCGGTATTGCTGATGTATTCGGGCATCGTGTCGGATTCGATGCGCGAAGGTGCGTTCCAATACGTGAGCGCCCTCACCACCACGGGCTGGCAGACATCCAATATCGGGGCGTGGGACGACCTTTCGGTGCTTTTCATTGTGGCCGCAGCCATGATAGTAGGAGGTTCGGCCGGTGCCACTGTTGGTGGTATCAAGATACTCAGAGCGCTCATCCTTCAAAAAGGACTACGTTGGCATGTGTCCAAGGTGTTCCTGTCTCGCAATACCATCAAGGCCGTGAAATTCAATGGAGAGACCCTACTTCCTGAAAGGATGAACAGAGAATTGGCCAATGCGGGCATTTTCACTCTCATTTATATTCTATTCCTCTTCATTTCAACCATGATCACGGTTGCCCTCATGGGAACCGATTTCACATTGGCTGACGCCATTTTTGAAGCAGCTTCAGCCCAAGGTACGGTTGGACTTTCCACTGGAATAACCGACCCTTCCATGTCAAGCATCCTCGAAATAGTTTACATCATTCAGATGTGGGCCGGAAGATTGGAGATCATACCCGTGCTCGTACTCACCAGGGTACTGTTGTTCGGTTCAAAACCACGAATCATATAA